The following proteins are co-located in the Ketogulonicigenium robustum genome:
- a CDS encoding ABC transporter substrate-binding protein yields MAPQGVRSLSALARISKVLGALLVCASTAQAGDPPPPARVVSINLCTDQLALQLAAPGQIVSLSAVARDAQVSPLAEAAMAYPVNHGSAEEVFRLQPDLVLASAYTSPVTVGLLRRLGLRVEQFPPEDSFDDIRANTRRMGELLGQPDVAERLIAGFGASLAEIPPAHRKVTAVIYGPNGFASAGTGLPDALLRAAGLTNAANDVLAFSGTLALEKLVMLAPEMIITPTPYPGASRAEELLRHPALAGRAGAGLAGNEWACGTVMVARAVARLAAAREALE; encoded by the coding sequence ATGGCACCGCAGGGCGTTCGGTCTTTGTCGGCCTTGGCGCGGATTTCTAAAGTGCTGGGCGCGCTGCTGGTTTGCGCCAGCACCGCCCAAGCAGGCGACCCGCCCCCACCGGCGCGGGTCGTCTCGATCAACCTGTGTACCGACCAGCTGGCGCTGCAACTGGCCGCGCCGGGGCAAATTGTGTCGCTGTCGGCGGTCGCACGCGACGCACAAGTCTCGCCCCTCGCCGAGGCGGCTATGGCCTATCCCGTCAACCACGGCAGCGCCGAGGAGGTCTTTCGCCTGCAACCCGATCTGGTGCTGGCCAGCGCCTATACCTCGCCAGTAACGGTTGGGTTGCTGCGCCGCTTGGGCCTGCGCGTTGAACAATTCCCGCCCGAAGACAGCTTCGACGACATTCGCGCGAACACGCGCCGCATGGGCGAACTGCTGGGCCAGCCCGACGTGGCCGAGCGCCTTATCGCAGGGTTTGGCGCCAGCTTGGCCGAAATACCGCCCGCGCATCGCAAGGTGACCGCGGTTATCTATGGCCCGAACGGCTTTGCCAGCGCGGGCACCGGCCTGCCCGATGCCCTTTTGCGCGCGGCTGGCTTGACCAATGCGGCCAATGATGTGCTGGCTTTCAGCGGAACCCTCGCGCTAGAAAAGCTGGTCATGCTGGCGCCCGAAATGATCATCACCCCCACGCCCTACCCCGGTGCCTCGCGCGCCGAGGAGTTACTGCGCCACCCCGCGCTGGCAGGGCGCGCTGGCGCCGGCCTTGCGGGGAACGAATGGGCCTGCGGCACAGTGATGGTGGCGCGCGCGGTCGCGCGTCTTGCCGCAGCACGCGAGGCCCTAGAATGA